AGTGAGCTGCACCTGATGGATCGAAAACAGACCCGAGGGGCTTCTCCGTGTTATGTGTCTGTCTCCAAGGATGGTCAGTGGGTGTTCTCATCCAACTATAGCAGCGGCAGTGTCAATGTATTTCCGGTAGGCGATCAGGGGACGCTTGGTGAGATGAGTGCATGGGTGGAGCACACGGGAAGTGGAATCAACGAAGAACGCCAGGAAGGGCCACATGCTCACTCCATTCAGCCAGATCCGTCCGGACAGTATGCTGTCGTATGTGACCTCGGTCTGGATCAGATCATTGTGTATCGGTTGGAAGAGGGACGTTTGGTTACCCATCGTGAGATGGATCAGCCACCAGGTGCAGGGCCAAGGCATCTTGTGTTCCATCCCAACTCGAAGTGGGCATATGTAATTAACGAATTGAACAACACGGTTACGGCATTCCTATACGATGAGCGTAGAGGTGAGTTCACTACGGTGCAGCACATTTCTACACTTCCTGAGGGGCATAAAGGAGAGGGTACGGCTGCAGACATCCGTGTATCTCCATGTGGACGTTTCCTGTATGCATCCAATCGGGGAGATGACAGCATCGTACTCTACCATATTGACCAAGAGAGCGGTGAGCTGGAAGCCGTAGAGTGGACGTCCACGATTGGGCAGACACCGCGTAACTTTAATATTTTGCCAGGTGGAATTCTGGTCGTGGCGAATCAGGATAGCAATAACCTCGTAGGTTTCCAGATCAGCGAAGAAGACGGACGTCTGACGCATAATGGATTCAAGCTGGAACTGCCTCGTCCGGTATGTGTTGCGCCTGTGGTATAAGTTGTAATCCATGGAGTGAGAACGGTAAACGCAATATTACATCTAAAAAAGTGATC
The window above is part of the Paenibacillus sp. 1781tsa1 genome. Proteins encoded here:
- a CDS encoding lactonase family protein, translated to MEPVTTQETLFYTGTYASADEPGIFLCALNADTGEMRIVNHMDGVNNPSYLALCPDGNCLYVASETDEGEVLVYRRDAATSELHLMDRKQTRGASPCYVSVSKDGQWVFSSNYSSGSVNVFPVGDQGTLGEMSAWVEHTGSGINEERQEGPHAHSIQPDPSGQYAVVCDLGLDQIIVYRLEEGRLVTHREMDQPPGAGPRHLVFHPNSKWAYVINELNNTVTAFLYDERRGEFTTVQHISTLPEGHKGEGTAADIRVSPCGRFLYASNRGDDSIVLYHIDQESGELEAVEWTSTIGQTPRNFNILPGGILVVANQDSNNLVGFQISEEDGRLTHNGFKLELPRPVCVAPVV